The nucleotide sequence aaaaaatgttcctttTTTTAGGACACATAGGGATTTTTCCTATTATATATGTTTGGGGTATTGAACATTCTGTGCGACAAAAACATATTAATTCTCAAGCACCTGATGCCCATGCAAATCGTGTTAGTCTCACGCAGAGTGGCTAAAATTGGTGCGTGCGGGTATGAGGAGGGGTGCACTTTTTTGAGGGAAACagctttttttagttttttacttttttcattattTGGCCCATTTGCTGGGCAGGGGAGTAGCTGCCGGGGATGcaaaggtagcagtcgcacccaggcccGGACGCCTGAGAGGGTCCAAAGACCCCCTCTGCCATATAATAggccaccagtattataaattgaaCATGGTAGATTGggcccctgttacagattttagtttGGGGCCCAAGAGCATGTAGTTATGCCTCTTTTTAATCcaccacatgtcaatttatgctgcagaatcgctggttttctggtgcagattttctacattgaattcaatgggggaggtaaaaaccgcaacaaaaaagttatacttactggGATGAcggtttatcccatgtgactgccacagccaatcacagactgcagttgtcacatgagatgaaacatcatctcaggaggccgggaacaccgtgagcaacaagcgaggtgaacgagccgagtcaaaccaggagatgagcgaggtacaaaaacgcagagcagaagagtggtcagaaaagccaaggtcaatcacaagcagaggatcagtagttcaagaaactgcagcagggccaggaaacaaacagagaagaatcacaagcaaaggaggaacaggaaaggcaggtataaatagacagagggcgggagatagctccgtctggccaggctgtgataggctctcccactcctaagcctgccatcctgggtggtggaagatggagtcagtctcacagacatagaagcaggtgcaggctgattacctatgggcgtcgacacagaagttgtgtctggcagatcctttacagagcctctttaaggctggattcacacatgcagttttgataaagtttttttttgccaaagccaGGAGTAAATACAAAAGGAAAAATATAAGGAAAGACTGATATGTCTCTTCTTTTTTGTAGCCATCActgtgtttggcttaaaaatttgcaccaaaaactgcatgtgtgatttaaGCCTTATAGCTGAAGGAGTAGGGAGATACACATTTTCTTTGGCTTCTCTTCCTTCTGTCAGGCTACAAACTGCAGTTAATCACAATCTCTAGTCTGTTAATGGGATCCAGACTGCAGTATTTATTGCTTTGAAATCCTCATTGATTTTCATAAAACATAATATTTTAGCATTTTACTAAAATTTTCAGCAAAGTAGCTCAATGTGGTTTACAGAATAGGACAATTGGCACATGTGGACATTTACCATGCTAGTGAATGCAGGTTGTCACAAGACACAgtacagagcaaaaagaaataaaattatgAGTTTCCATAAATACAATCAAAACAATGTCAAGACAAGTTacacaaaaataaatttgtaatgttttttgttttttttcgggaTTTAAATATCGATGGCTTATTCTTAGAATGGACCATCAATTTTTGATCGGAGTGCCCCTGGGGGTAGCACCCTCACAaaacaaatattgatggcctatcctaagaattGCACATTGATATTTAAGTCCCGGAAAACTTAAAATTTCCCTAATATGCTGCTGGAATTTAACTTGGTTTGAAGCTGAGGGCAACGCTGTTGATACAGAATCTCTGACCAGAAGGTTCGGGGCCATCTTCAAACACATGACCGAGGTGAGCGTCAcactatgagaaaaaaaatggaaaagaaacATTTGTGTGACAAATCTATAATAacacataaagtaaaatatcgTTAAATGCAGCTGATATCATTTAGCATTAACCCTTTCTTGCATTTGGACATACTGTATCGTTACATCCTAATTGCGGTCTTCTGGTTGAAATAGGACATAATGGTATGTCCAGTAAATGGCACAAAGGCTGTGTCCGTGCTATCAGCAGCGGGTGCTGGCTGtagtatacagctgacatcccgctgcaacgaccAGATCTGCTGATCCCTGGGGGTCCCACAGAAACCCCTCGTGATCAGCTGTCATCACGAGAAAGCTGTGGGTATCGACATGGTGCCAATTCAGATAACTATCGCTGGCTAATAGAAGGGGGTCCaaatgggacaaccccttaaacaGATAAATAGGCCAACATTACAAGAGAATATACACAGAATGgaaaagataacatgctggcaGCTGAAGccatcaccactagggggagattactgaatactgttatacattgaacttaataataacactgtatgcagtaaactcctaagctccccctagtggtggccgcagacagacagacagaatgtTATCTAATCAAAACTGAGGTTATGCAGGCAATGTGGACCTCTATTTGAGAAAAACGACtagaaagatatatatatatattaaaaaagacaAGAAAAGTTGAAGATTCACACATTTCTTTAAATTGTAAACATTTGTAACAACAAACTTTGGCCGAAATAGTGATAACCCAACCCTGTGACCTTCCCATAACAGTAAGTGTACATATGGCAGATTTACCTCTTTGCAAATAACTTCTGTTGCTGCACATCCTAAGGAATTATCCGGCCTCTGTAAGACATTTGTGCAACTTTGGTCTTTCCCGATAGTGCCATAGGCTTCCCAGAAGGAGGGCCAGCCTGTCCCAGAATTATACTTAGTCTGTGAGCTACAACAAGacataacatacagaatcttCAATTGCCTTGTCCCACAGGAGAATCCATtaacagaagatttttttttattacaccagTGCTTCCGCTAATGAATCCAGCAGACCACTTCAGATTTCGTCAATGTGGCAATAGTAATTTCATGCATTAGGAATAATGGCTCCGTTTAATAGACACAGAAGACTTTTGTGAAAGGATTCTAGAAAGGCTCAGtgcaaaaaaaaggggaaaaaagcattttataaactttttttctatGTGGCATTGTACATACATTGTAATAGCTCGCAACTTAATATCCCTAACTCACCTTAGGGTCAACTTCATGAAACGACAACTGACCCATCAGCATATTTTTGGGCCTGAAGGAGAAAACTAAAGTACTTGGAagaaacccacaaaaaaaaaacaggaagaaCAAAAACTCCATGATGATGCTGTTCTTGTCATTTTTTAGAAACAGGACCACCATGCCGtctaaagccggccatacacataagatgaaaACCAATTGATTTCCCCGTCTGCCAAAAAAGTGATCAGTTACGTAGCATTTTTTCGGCCGGTTATCAGCTGAAACTATGCGTTTATGGCACGATTGGTTAATTACGGCTGATCGTTTGCCACTTTGCACACACGCCAACAGcgcttattttttttagatatgcCCCTGATCTGCCAGTCCAGTCTGGTATGTTGATTGTCAGATCCTaaccttaaagagtctctgtctccagattataagtgccctatctccgacataatctgatcggcgttgtaatgtagataacaacagtggtttttattttgaaaaacgataatttttgagcaagttatgagcaattttagatttatgctaattagtttcttaatagacaactgggtgttttttaacttttaaccaagtgggctttgtggagagaagtgtatgatgctgaccaatcagaccaatcagcgtcatacacttctctccattcatgtccatttgtactcagcacagcgtcatcttgcgagatcacgctgtgctgtcacttactcccacagtatctttactgaagtgtcttcagagtgaatagacatcacctccagccaggacgcaatgtctattcacaatcccaacacctcGTTAAAGTTTGAGTggaacttaatcacagcacagtgtgatctcgcgagtcccacaaaaactttatatgtacatcgcataatgggccataacatccggaGGCagcagtgcggggtctgggtgtcggaccctcaccgatgatatactactgatgacctatccggtagataggtcatcagttgttcagtagtggacaacgcaTTTAAGTGATATGAAAGTCAGGGATACATCACTGCATAAAGATATAGATTTGCATCTCAGAAACTCCAGAGGGAGCTTTAAAGGAGGCCATATTGATTATCATCCAGTCTGTTTAGATTATCACATTTCCCACCACAGATAATTTTATATTAAGTCTATATATGTCCCCCTATAATTTATTTATACTCTCCTAATATTTATCTGAAATGTCTGACATATTTCAGTCTTTAACCTCCACACAATGTTCTGCTCAGCACAGGACAATGGGCTATAAATCTTAATAGGAGGGCTGAGGCTTAAGTAAACACTACGAGGGGCGACTGATGTGTGTACAACTCAGCGAAGAGATCCTAAATCAACATGATCTCATGCGTGGAACTGGTCTTTACTGACTACAACCAACATAcctttgaaaacaattttttaataaaactgtgtatcagtgtgattggtgcaactttgtaattgcattatattaaaataaaaaatttactttttcagatacagctgctttgtatcctgtataaccACTACTTGACCTGGCATATGTTCAGGTTTTAGCCATGTGCTAATTTAATAGCAAATTATTGTTCTATTTGTCTTCCAACCtatatgtatttggtcttgtttttctcagaacatgaaGGGTTTCCATATTGTGCAATAAAATAAGTCATAtatttaactatttttaaaaTATAGAAGGGAGTAACgacataaaattgaaaaaaatatattttcctttAATTACCTTTCACAATGCAGGTGAAAACCAATCTGGCAAAGTGGCTTTACCAcaaaatggcaccattttggaataATTATTTAAAACTAGTGTTTTACCTGGAAATCTGCATAGACATAAACATTCCAAAAGTCCTtaggacgcaggtacaattgtATACTATAGAGCTAGCTCCTTGCTCTGCCATtcaataggctacaggccacgtaggCGATGGGACAGGATCCAAGCCCAGGCTGGTGCAATGACGTCTCTGGATCACAACGGCCTAAGCACGGGTCCCATCTCggcgtctcataggctgctgtttgTCGTGTGAACGGGGCTATGTGAGTACGATTTTTTTTATTCgtttggggggcattatctacaaggtggggctgtgtgtggcactatctacagggtgtggggtgtggcattatctacaagaatggggcactatctacaggggtgtggtccTTCCTGTCCCGGTGATTTAAGCTttaggtcacttttttttttttaagaactattatgactatgaaataacatacttaagtgataaaaaaaaaaaaaaacaagtatcaGTGCTTAACTGTATGTAACAATTTTCCtaaccctgtaactaaaggtTAATAGGTGTACACTTGGCCACcgagctgtatttttacattgcacacagaactgataaatgtttaTTGTTGGTAGGGCGGGGGGTGTTGGTTACAGGGGAGggtggcccagtcaaaagtttgcaatggtgcccagtctttcctagttgccgtgatatatatatagaaatagatatagatatattaaataaatatatatacatatatatatatatttgccgttACACTGGAATAGCAGGCAATGTTACCTGAACAGTGGAGTGTTGCAGCATACACAGTGATACGTTCCTTCTTCTGTGTGGTTCAGGTAGATGCCACTGAAAGGCTAAGAAGACAGACATGACGTGATTACAACGTAACATTATGTAACAATCTGTCAATAGTCTAGAACGTCTTCCATGACACGATCATCAGTGAAATTGCCTGGGCAGGGATGGTTATGTTACCGATCACTTCTATGTTTTCTGCGCACTCATACATCAAGCTGCTCACCAGTTCTGTGCCCTTCTCCCTGGTCACGTAGTACTGCTCTGGGGTGAGTTTCTCTTGCCAGTCAGTGGAAACAACAGACTCATCGTATCTTGTAAGTGACCCTAAGCCTTAAAAACAAGGTAAGAAAAGAAATCACTTGTATCCAATCCGAATATTTTGCTGATTTTCTGATCATAAGTTGGATCTTTACAATAGACAGGCAGGTGTCTCACGAACATCAATTATAGGTGAAACATCTACCCATCATAAAAAAGAGTAAATCATGTTCAACAGAAGAATCCCCAACTGATATTGAGTGATATCAAGTATACCGAACTTGGCAGACTTGCCCGTGGTTTTTGGCTGCTCTGCAAACCAGAAGTAACATCATGAAAGTCAGATGAAAGTCGATAGGGACACAAACATTCCCACTGAATAGAGGATTGGCCTAACACAGACGCCTTGACACCAGAGAATAAAGTATTAATATGCCTTGCACCAAGTGTGACTCAATCAAGGGGCACAGCGACTATCACTATTATGGGGGACACCTCGGCTGGCACTCTTATTAGGACACTGTGGCTGTAACAGGGACACTGACTGTCAATATTCTGTAGTCGAAATtcatttttactacttttcctaGCCTTATACAGTATTGTGAGGGcacatgtaaggctctgttcacactggtatcatcagttttgttttttacagcgtcCAACATGAATATGATGGATCCCTTGACCTATAATGGGtccgtcaggtttccattttttctcTGGCAGAATAGAACAGGAGACCACACTGTTCTGCCAGTCAAATAGCTATTAAAACTTAACCTATCTACAGAATATACAATATGCACAGAAACTGTGGAAACAAGGAGTGAAATATCCAGCATCTGACTCACCTTTTCAGGATTATTCACGGATAGAATTTTCCCAGAATTATTTACTGAAATTACCCATTTACCTTACAACCTCTTGGCTAAAAGCATAGACATGTAATCTTATGTACTTTGGAATAATCCTACCAACTTGTACAACCTTTCACCTGTAATACTACAAAGTGCAAACAATAGAGAGCAAATGACTGGCTGAATACTGATGTGTCCAAATAGTCTATAgaaacaatccaattttattaCACTAAAGAAAATCTATTTTATTGATCTAATCCAGTGATCCCTAAatagtggctctccagctgttgcaaaacaacATCTATCAGCGTGCCATGCCAGCAatgggctgtcagggcatgctgggagtagtagttttgcaacagctgaagaGCTACAGGTTGGTAACCACTGGCCTAAGAAACTTTCCATGTAAGTCATTGCAAAAAATGTTTCCACTCTTTAAACAGTTGGAACATTTTCCTGTAgcgccgatcagccataacattaaaacaccccgcctaatattgtgtaggatcCTTCTTGTGCCACCAAAATAGCTCTGACCCATCAATGAATGAACTCCACCAGacttctgaaggttcctgtggtatctggctccaagatgttagcagcagatccttaagttgtgaggtgcggctTCCATGTATCGGACTTGCTTTTCCAGCAAATCCAACAGatgctccattgtattgagatctggagaatttggaggccaagtcaacaccttgaaccctTTGTCATGTTCCGCAAACCATTTTTGaacaatttttggagtgtgtattggttcagagcgcacaagactaaaggaggtgcacgaatagggtcccaacccaatcgcatGTGAagaagtatccggcacacaaacaaatgtggttcaatttttcggttttattatattgaatttgatgccatgggcaatgtgcgttcaacgtttcggttcaaagaCCTTCGTAaggcactagatcccacttggcgttTGTTTATTCTGTTGTGGagcgctgcagtcagtatggcggcttgccgcttaGTTCTTGGCGCCAAGAACtaagcggcaagccgccatactgactaCAGCGCTCCACAACAGAATAAACAaacgccaagtgggatctagtgcctgacgaaggtctttgaaccgaaacgttgcacgcacattgcccatggcatcaaattcaatataataaaaccgaaaaattgaaccacatttgtttgtgtgccggatacttctTCACAATTTTTGGAGTGTTGTCAGGGCGCATTATCTTGCTGAAAGAGGCCCCTGCCATTAGAGAATACCATTACCGTGAACGGGTGTTCTTCATCTGcaacaaagattatgtaggtgatACGTGTCAAAGTAAAACCCAGGCCCGAAGATTTCcgggcagaacattgcccagatcatCACACTATCACTGCCAGCTTACCTTCTTCCTATTatccatcctggtgccatctcttccccaggtaagcgatgcaCATACACCCGGCCAGCCACATGATGCAaatgaaaacgtgattcatcagaccaggccaccttcttccattgctccatagtCCAGATCTGATGCTCACACGTCCATTGTAGACACTTTTGTTGGTGGGCAGggttcagcatgggcactctgacgggTAAGCTGTTacgcagcaagctgtgatgcattGTATTTTCTattatagccagcagtaactttttcagcaatttgtgctacagtagctcttatgTTGGATCGAACTTTGCTCCCCATGCACATCAATGAGGCTTGGGCATCCATGTCTCTGTTGccggttcaccggttgtcctctTGGTAGGTACTAATCACTACAtagcgggaacaccccacaagaccggccgtTTTGGAGATTCTCTGACCCAGTCGTGCAGCCATCACAGTTTGGCCCTTGTCAccttcgctcagatccttacacttgtccatttttcttgcttccaacacatcaacttcaagaactgactattCACTTGCTATATAATATGTCACATCCCTTGACCGTGCCATTGTAACAAAATACTtattgttattcacttcacctgtcagtggttttaatgttatggttcatctgtgtttatttttttatgtatcgGTTATTGGACGTCTATACCAAATTGCATAAATATTAGAATATTTGTCTGATTCAGGAAAAATACTTATATCTGCGTAAAGAGCACTTTGTTAATTTATGTGAAATAGTTAAAAACTTTATTCAGCTGTAATATATTAGTTATCACCCAGCTGTCCTGGACTCCTCAACAGCATATCAATCTAGTTATGTAACGATATATAGGAACTTCCCATGGAGACTGCGGTGCCGTTCATTTAAATGGAAAAGCTGGGTTACTCCTGTCAGACTTGGTGCCCCCGAGCTTTTTCAGGAACAGATTTCTAGGGCACAACAGCACCACTTCTCTCTttaggttgtgtttggtattgcagctcagcactgTTCACATTATGGCTGTGCTGcaacaccagacacagcccatggacacgaGTGGCTTGGTTTCTGAGAGaagaaaaacaacttttttttctaattctgggcATTTCCTTTAAGAAAAGTAAGTAATTGTAAATAATTCAGATTACATAAGTAGCTCAGCTCCAAGTGCAATGTCATATTTTGTAACACGTGGAATGCGATGTGCTTGGAGTTTGTCAGGCTGCAGCTTTAATATGAAGAATGCTGATGTACAGGTAAAAGAAATGCCAGAAGTCATTTCAGGTCACGTCTTGTTGGACGCACTTCAGCTGCGTGTCTGTATAATTGCAGCATGGAGGCAGATAACATGATGAGGTCAGGCACAGTCTACAGCTCACGGTTATGTATAAACCACACATCCTGTCATAACATTTTATGAAATAGAGGACTGATAATGAGATACAAAAAGAGCGCAGGAGAGCCAATTTACACACACCAATGACAGCAATGTGCAAGCCATTAATATTCATTAACATGGAGCGTGGATCAAAGTTCTCCCATTACAGTCATATAAGGTCATTCTAATGAAGGGATATAATACcagtccttaggataggccatgaatgttTGACCAATCAGCAGAATGAAAAGGTCAAGCAGTGCGGCCCTTTTAGTATTTACTAAGGCACAGTGGCATGTCCATACGTAaagcccctttaaggctgggttcacacgtggcggaatttcacttaaattccgctgcggacactccgcagcgttaatccgcagcggagccgtttgtccattgacttacactttcatttagcagtgttcgtttagacgaggcgtaaaattccgctgcggagcataggctgcggagcggaatttggtgtccgcagcatgctctgtctgttgcggagcagtggcggactcatggcggaatttctccattgacttcaatggagattctaatttccgcaatgaagtccgcagctgtcatgcacatgttatgtgtgctgcggatccgtcttgcttttttaacttgacatttcttcattctggctggacctatgtatttctaggtctacagccagactgaggaagtcaatggggctcccgtaatgacgggagcgttgctaggagacgtcagtaaatagtcactgtccagggtgctgaaagagttaagcgatcggcagtaactgtttctgcactcgggacagtgactaccgatcccaatatacagcaacctgtaaataaaaatgaagttcatacttaccgagaactccctgcttctgtctccagtccggcctcccaggatgacgtttcagtctaagtgacggctgcagccaatcacaggctaataacaggctgcagcggtcacacggactggcgcgtcatccagggagatcgggctggatgccgaaggagggacgcgtcaccaagacaacggccggtaagtatgaatttctttgactttcacaagggaaagtgctgtcccttctctctatcctgcactgaatagggagaagggaagtacttttaccgcagtccgcagcagctagtccacatcaatttactgcacattttgtgcagatccacagcagaatctgcaacgcagattctgtgcggcattgatgcggacagttgcggaggaaatccgccacgtgtggtcatgccctaactgttcactcactcagaCTACTTCTCAGCTTCACAGAGATCAAATTAcagctgccaatagaagtctattgagAAGGGAGGGAGGAAAGGAGCAAGAAGAACCAGGAGATTAGCTGCTATGATTTCTCGCATACACAACGTTCAGAAGatatcctgctcccctatctcttagggcatgttcagacgtggcagaatttttctgctgcaaatgttggtgcagatttggggcaattacgcaacgaatctgcaccaacatttgcatttttgacaggtaattcagacgttgcagatatcacagcggacttgccacagattttagtttttgcattgcaaaggctgaaatctgcattgAAATtacgcttcttctctgcaacgtaatgagctgctgcggaggggaaaaatctgcaccgcagcctgatttccgcccagttattttctgcaacgtctgaactaactttcctaaaaatgtatagaaagaaatgtaaaaaacggctgctgcagaattccactgcggactgtccacagcggaattcaacagcaattccgccacgtgcgaATGTGCCCTTACACATACTCAAAAGCTGCAGCATGGAAGTCATTATACtgcagtaaggagcagtgtagctgtgaatccagcactcggATGAGAGTGAAACACTTACTAAAAGCAGCAGCTGGGTCTCTGTGTGTCTGTGCTTCTCTCTCTCTGCTCTACAGATTTTATCAGTGATATCTGAACAGGTAAGAAGGCAGGTGTTGAGGAGAAAAGGAGTCTGGTAAGTGGAGAAAGGCATTTTTCTGTAACAAGATGAATTATAAAGTTTCTTTTTTCCATTTGTACTACTGATTTTTGGAAAGTTGTTTATAGTCAGAGATACTCTTTACAGGCATGTTTTGGATAAAGGTTGTGAATATAACAAAATACTACTCTCTTCTATACCAGAATCGTGTATGGTCAGTTCACTTGCCAAGGAATCGTTGGAAAAAAGCATTTCCTCCGAATTATTAAAACTCACTAGGCAGATGCTAGGGGGACTTTGGCTCCTCTGTCCTGTTTTTGTACTGTGAACTATCGTATCCCTGATTATAATGACAGGAAGTTCCAAGCTGGTAACCAAATAATGAAATTCAGCTCACTTCCTGCACCCGACAGAGCAACAACTTAACAATATCACTATGGTCTTCCTAGTCTGGATACAGCCACATCTACTGTACATGGAGATGTTGTTTAATGTGTTGGTTTGAGTTTACTTCGAGTCCTCGAGAGTACAAAAATATACTGGCATTTCAGCTGGCATGCCAGTCAGTAGGCGACGTCCAGGCTTCATTCTACATTGTGTGAAATGATTAGTACAATGTCCAAGTTCCATTTTTTTCACAGTTCACCAAGAATAATCCATTGCGGTGTCCCTGCCAAAATTGTAATCTGTTGTTGTCACCCAGAGACCACACCCTCTGCTGCTAAGCAGCAGCTTTAGATAACATGTTCAAGTCACTGCTAAGCAAACAGCATGGCTCAATATTTATTCCTAAGGAAGTTTGCTATAATAATAACAttaattattgttttttattattattatttgtattattattactactatattTACAGGAGTTTCCCTTTAATTTATACCACAGATTTAGAGGTCCCCAAGATAATAAAttatgcaataccacacacaacctgtggataggtgtggcactgtttttgagagaacagtcatgtttttctaatcctgtacaaccctttaATAACACCAAGTGGTATAATATAAGAGAAGTGGAACACCACAAATGTAGCTATGCTAGACAAGTTCTCTCTCTTATGTATATAATGCTAAACGTAAATTGCATATACAGTGCTCTAACTTCCAAATATACAGTAGACTGCGTACATTGTGAATACTAATATCAGGGGCCATGTCTACCCAAGAGAGATATTCGTCTATACAATTTCATCTATGATGTATGCTTTATTTACATAGAAATCTTTGTATCCATTCTTGCCCATATAGCAAACTCAGTGGAGGACTGAGAACTGTTTGGGCCCCTGGATAATAACTGCTCTTGCAAACGACCGAGTTTCGGCCGTAAAAAACGATCAAAGTGTCggctggatttaaaaaaaaaaacctgagctgTGAATTTATGGTATTTTATACCCTATTCACGCGCTCAAAAACATATCAGTGCAGAGAAATTAACAcgttgcagattttaaaattttCAGCATGTTCATTACTGCGGCGGATTCCGTGCTGACAAGCAGCGGATTAGCTCAATTGAATTACAATGGGACTAATCCACTTGCTGATCCGTTGGCCAATCTGCAGCAGAAAGCAGTGTCAGCTGCGGATCTCTGAAGTGGATTTTCTATGGTAAATCCatgacatgtgaacataccccaaggctatgttcacacgcttaacaaaaaacggcggaaaaaaaatatttttatatcaatttgcttttagtgtattaataaaaatgtttttatttatttgtgtgtttgtgttttacttttttttattttttcactttttcttgtctatgggggctgccgtttttttttccatctctgtatgtgtcgattaacgacgcatacagacatggaatacggcacatacaaccccatagagaatacgaacggggcccgttccatccactatgctgtacgccgtctgtgtgggaacggcgcatgcgccgctcccacacagtccaaatttaaggtcttcggccgagcgacgtccggcgccattttcttgtggaccggaagccgcggccggacagtaagattactacttccggtcgcggcttccggacttgtg is from Rhinoderma darwinii isolate aRhiDar2 chromosome 5, aRhiDar2.hap1, whole genome shotgun sequence and encodes:
- the MSRB2 gene encoding methionine-R-sulfoxide reductase B2, mitochondrial, whose amino-acid sequence is MARLLRSLSILVMRQRRLPPVTHTGSRARRVHSEAGLGSLTRYDESVVSTDWQEKLTPEQYYVTREKGTELPFSGIYLNHTEEGTYHCVCCNTPLFSSQTKYNSGTGWPSFWEAYGTIGKDQSCTNVLQRPDNSLGCAATEVICKECDAHLGHVFEDGPEPSGQRFCINSVALSFKPS